In Mytilus edulis chromosome 3, xbMytEdul2.2, whole genome shotgun sequence, the genomic window AAGCCGATAATGAAAAGCCTCTCACAGCTGATGGCGGGGAGCATAGTGAGGTCAATGTAACTGTCAAATGTACCACTCTTTGTGGTGACATCCGGGTTGGTCGGTCCTGTGGAAAGACCCTTCTAGTAGATGTATACTTACCAAACGCCCCGGATAAGTCGATGAGAGTCTATGCTGCCATAGACGATCAAAGTAACCGCACTTTGATTACTCCAGAACTCTTTGATGACCTTGGAATTCAAGGACAACATGCACAATTTAACATGTCTTCGTGTAATGGTAATTCGACCATGAAGTGCCGAGTTGCTAACAGTATATGTGTTCGATCGATTGATGGCAAATCTACATTCGAATTACAAGACGTAATTGAATGCGATTCTATTCCTAGTGAATTACCGGAGATTGCGACTCCAGAAGTTGCATTTGCCTACTCACATCTTCGTCGTATTTCGTCATACTTACCTCCTCTTGATCCGAGCATCAAAGTTGAACTTTTGATTGGTCGAGATATACCTGAGATTCATCATGTGCAAGAACAAATTACTGGAGATAAAGGTGAACCTTTCGCTCAAAGATTAGCACTAGGATGGGCGGTAATAGGAGAAGTGTGCATGGGCAAAGTACATACTCCAAACAAAATCAGTGTGCGTAAAACTCATGTTCTCAACGATGGACGATGCACCACGTTCCCTCTTTGCGAGAACAACATAGAGCTAATTGATCTCAAAGATGACATTTTCATCAGGACGACAATTTCTTAGCTTGATGGACACGGATTTTAGAAAGGATGACACTGGTCATTGGTCAGCGCCATTACCGTTTAAACAACCAAAACCACCTATTCCAAACAACCGCTCACAAGCCTGGAAACGAGCACAGATACTTGACACTAGTTTGCGTAAGAATCAAACAAAACGTGAACATTTCATGACATTTATGGAGAAAGTGTTGAACAGCGGTGCAGCGGAAATTGCACCTAAAGTTATTTCAGGAGAATGTTGGTGCCTTCCGCTTTTCGGGGTTTATCATCATAAAAAACCAGACCAAATAAGGGGAGCATTTGACTCGTCTGCAGTGTACGGAGACGTATCGTTAAATAATCTATTAATTTCAGGACCAGATCTTACAAATAACCTCGTTGGAATTCTTATGCGTTTTCGTAAAAATGCTATTGCTATAACTGGAGACATTGAGCAAATGTTATACCAGTTCAGAGTGTCAAATCATCACAGAGACTACCTTAGATTCTTTTGGGACCAAGATAATGACTTTTCGAAACCTCTCATTGAATATCGTATGACATCTCACGTGTTTGGTAACACGCCTTCACCTGCCGTGGCTTCTTACGGCCTTCGACAAGCTGTTGCAACTTCCGATGAAGACGTCCGTGCATTTGTATGTAAAGATTTTATGTGGACGATGGTCTCACTTCATTCACCAACAAAGAACAAGCAATCGATCTTGTAAAGAAAACTCAAAACGATCTGAAAACAAATGGACATATAAGATTTCACAAGATTGTGTCGAATGATATTGACGTCATGAAAGCTTTCCCCAGTGATGACCTAGGTAAAGACTTGAAACATTTGGATTTGTGTTCAGATATATTACCTACGCAACAAAGTCTAGGTATAACATGGGATCTTCATTCCGATAATTTTGTGTTTCATGTAAATAATGATGTCAAACCTATAACACGAAGAGGACTCCTATCTTCAATAAACAGTTTGTTTGACCCTTTGGGTTTCGTATCACCTATTGTGATTAGCGGTAAAATTCTTCTCCGTGAAGTAGTTCCACCTGGAACTGACTGGGATGAACCGTTAAGTTCTGAACATGCTGATAGATGGAACCTTTGGCTTGAGTCTGAAATCTCTTGGCAATTTTGAAATTCCGCGAATGATTACTCCTGAATCAGTGTCGACAGCGCACCATCTtgagatttatattttttgtgatgCTTCCGAACAAGCAATTTCTTCAGTAGCCTATTTGAAATCCGTTAATGAGACTGGAAATGCATCTTTAGGTTTTCTGATGGGAAAAACAAAACTAGCACCTTTGAAAGGTCACACAATTCCTAGATTGGAACTTTGTGCTGCTGTTCTTGGCGCTGAGTTAGATGAAGTCATTTGCGACAACATGAAGCTTTTACCGGAGACTTGTCATTACTACACGGACAGTCAAGTTGTCCTAGGATATATTAGCAATA contains:
- the LOC139515327 gene encoding uncharacterized protein codes for the protein MDTDFRKDDTGHWSAPLPFKQPKPPIPNNRSQAWKRAQILDTSLRKNQTKREHFMTFMEKVLNSGAAEIAPKVISGECWCLPLFGVYHHKKPDQIRGAFDSSAVYGDVSLNNLLISGPDLTNNLVGILMRFRKNAIAITGDIEQMLYQFRVSNHHRDYLRFFWDQDNDFSKPLIEYRMTSHVFGNTPSPAVASYGLRQAVATSDEDVRAFVCKDFMWTMVSLHSPTKNKQSIL